One stretch of Xanthomonas sp. DAR 35659 DNA includes these proteins:
- a CDS encoding CPBP family intramembrane glutamic endopeptidase, with protein MPAVGAIGLGLVWLETRSLQACGLRRRSPQAWLGWTLLLVALVVGLVDPWLEPLITQLTGSATDYSGYGALRGNLPAAAKLIALAWLSAAIGEELVFRGFLMHQLSALLRGVRGANLIAALLGGVAFGVMHAGQGVSGIVLTGIVGSLFGYVYLRSGRHLWAMMLAHGLIDSWGVTSLYLGWY; from the coding sequence ATGCCGGCGGTCGGCGCGATCGGCCTGGGCCTGGTGTGGCTGGAAACGCGTTCGCTGCAGGCCTGCGGCCTGCGGCGGCGCTCGCCGCAGGCATGGCTGGGCTGGACGCTGCTGCTGGTCGCGCTGGTGGTGGGCCTGGTCGATCCATGGCTGGAACCGCTGATCACCCAGCTCACCGGCAGCGCCACCGACTACAGCGGCTACGGCGCGCTGCGCGGCAATCTGCCGGCAGCCGCGAAGCTGATCGCCCTGGCCTGGCTCAGCGCCGCGATCGGCGAGGAACTGGTGTTCCGCGGCTTCCTGATGCACCAGCTGAGCGCGCTGCTGCGCGGCGTCCGCGGCGCCAACCTCATCGCCGCGCTGCTCGGCGGTGTCGCCTTCGGAGTGATGCACGCCGGCCAGGGTGTCTCCGGCATCGTGTTGACCGGGATCGTGGGCAGCCTGTTCGGCTATGTCTATCTGCGCTCGGGCCGTCACCTGTGGGCGATGATGCTGGCGCACGGGCTGATCGACAGCTGGGGCGTCACCAGCCTGTACCTGGGCTGGTACTGA
- a CDS encoding DMT family transporter has protein sequence MRERLWAGVGNGMAAGALWGLVFLAPQLLSGFSPLQLSVSRYLAYGAIAALVLAPRWRAATGALGAAEWWALLRLSLLGNIVYYVLLGSAVQWAGGAATALIIGLLPAAVTVIGSRAASAVRLRRLAAPCALCVLGVALVAVQTLAVARPHIPASVGLRAAGLACAVGALACWTAYSIKNARWLRRRPDLSGRDWSLLTGVVTGALALALALPAFALTGNAHAGADWARFWGMALVLALFASVIGNACWNRASRLLPLTLVGQMIVFETVFALLYGFLWEQRWPTALELLAIACLLGGVLWCTLVHAQKPPPGREAKSG, from the coding sequence ATGCGCGAGCGTTTGTGGGCGGGAGTGGGCAACGGCATGGCCGCCGGCGCGCTGTGGGGACTGGTGTTCCTGGCCCCGCAACTGCTGTCCGGGTTCTCGCCGCTGCAGTTGTCGGTGTCGCGCTACCTGGCCTACGGCGCGATCGCCGCGCTTGTGCTCGCGCCGCGCTGGCGCGCCGCCACCGGCGCACTCGGCGCCGCCGAATGGTGGGCGCTGCTGCGCCTGAGCCTGCTCGGCAACATCGTCTACTACGTGCTGCTGGGCAGCGCGGTGCAGTGGGCCGGCGGTGCCGCCACCGCGTTGATCATCGGCCTGCTGCCGGCGGCGGTCACCGTGATCGGCTCGCGCGCGGCCAGCGCGGTGCGGCTGCGCCGGCTGGCCGCGCCCTGCGCGCTGTGCGTGCTCGGGGTGGCGCTGGTCGCGGTGCAGACCCTGGCCGTCGCACGCCCGCACATCCCCGCCAGCGTCGGCCTGCGCGCGGCGGGACTGGCCTGCGCGGTTGGCGCGCTCGCGTGCTGGACCGCCTACTCGATCAAGAACGCGCGCTGGCTGCGGCGGCGCCCGGACCTGTCCGGCCGCGACTGGTCGCTGCTCACCGGCGTGGTCACCGGCGCGCTGGCCCTGGCGTTGGCGTTGCCGGCCTTCGCGCTGACCGGCAACGCGCATGCCGGCGCCGACTGGGCACGCTTCTGGGGGATGGCGCTGGTGCTGGCGCTGTTCGCCTCGGTGATCGGCAACGCCTGCTGGAACCGCGCCAGCCGACTGCTGCCGCTGACCCTGGTCGGGCAGATGATCGTGTTCGAGACGGTGTTCGCCTTGCTGTACGGCTTCCTGTGGGAACAGCGCTGGCCGACCGCGCTGGAACTGCTGGCGATCGCCTGCCTGCTCGGCGGCGTGCTGTGGTGCACGCTGGTGCACGCGCAGAAGCCGCCGCCGGGGCGCGAAGCCAAGTCCGGTTAA
- a CDS encoding STN domain-containing protein, which yields MRLALLQRCTAFALTAALAGCGASSTAPSDRTSGSASATVATTGKCDALPDQAYALPAGRFDETAQQLAHATGCMVVYRDPALAPLQVKAVNGRISIRQALHQALDGTALRIAQENPDTLTVVRR from the coding sequence ATGCGCCTCGCCCTGCTCCAGCGCTGCACCGCGTTTGCCCTGACCGCCGCGCTCGCCGGCTGCGGCGCCAGCTCGACCGCCCCTTCCGACCGCACGTCCGGGTCGGCCTCCGCCACCGTGGCGACCACCGGCAAGTGCGATGCGCTCCCCGACCAGGCCTACGCCCTGCCGGCGGGGCGCTTCGACGAAACCGCCCAGCAATTGGCCCATGCCACCGGCTGCATGGTCGTGTACCGCGATCCCGCCCTTGCGCCACTGCAGGTCAAGGCAGTGAACGGGCGAATCAGCATCCGCCAGGCGCTGCATCAGGCGCTGGACGGCACTGCGCTGCGGATCGCGCAGGAGAACCCGGACACGCTGACCGTCGTACGCCGCTGA
- a CDS encoding nucleoside deaminase, whose amino-acid sequence MLYAQVHLTLPAWIHEAVDPQAVHASDADKVALAVELSRLNVEAGSGGPFGAAVFGPDHRIIAVGVNRVVPQTTSLAHAENMAYMLAQQRLQTPRLNAVLSPVTLATSSQPCCQCYGATIWAGIDRLLIGASAEDVMALTPFDEGPLPADWVGELQRRGIEVVQGLHRDAARAVLRRYGELDSPRY is encoded by the coding sequence ATGCTCTACGCACAAGTCCACCTCACCCTGCCCGCCTGGATCCACGAGGCGGTCGATCCGCAGGCGGTCCACGCCAGCGACGCCGACAAGGTCGCGCTGGCGGTGGAACTGTCGCGCCTGAACGTGGAGGCGGGCAGCGGCGGGCCGTTCGGTGCCGCCGTGTTCGGCCCGGACCACCGCATCATCGCGGTCGGCGTGAACCGGGTGGTGCCGCAGACCACCTCGCTGGCGCATGCCGAGAACATGGCCTACATGCTGGCCCAGCAGCGCCTGCAGACCCCGCGCCTGAACGCGGTGCTGTCGCCGGTGACCCTGGCCACTTCCTCGCAGCCGTGCTGCCAGTGCTACGGCGCGACCATCTGGGCCGGCATCGACCGCCTGCTGATCGGCGCCAGCGCCGAGGACGTGATGGCGCTGACCCCATTCGACGAAGGCCCGCTGCCGGCGGACTGGGTCGGCGAACTGCAGCGCCGCGGCATCGAGGTGGTGCAGGGCCTGCATCGCGACGCCGCCCGCGCGGTGCTGCGTCGCTACGGCGAGCTCGACAGCCCCCGCTACTGA
- the rlmM gene encoding 23S rRNA (cytidine(2498)-2'-O)-methyltransferase RlmM, whose product MNGLLCYCRQGFEPELAAELKDRAARAELPAYARTERNSGYALLLCEEALPPRALPWRGLIFARQKLRLLAELRDLDPADRIGPMLQALAGRGRFGDLWVEHPDSDEGKQLSGLARSFGNALRPALRKAGLLSDKPQAALPRLHVCFLAGTHALLAIADSDDSAPWPLGIPRLKLLSDAPSRSALKLEEALLALLAPDEREALLKPGMRAADLGAAPGGWTWVLTRQHLHVTSVDNGPLRQHVLDSGLVEHLRADGFHWKPPQPLDWMVCDMVEQPRRVAERMGTWFREGWCRHAIFNLKLPMKKRWDETQLCLDLFAERAERPLQIRAKQLYHDREEITVLAMSA is encoded by the coding sequence CTGAACGGCCTGCTGTGCTATTGCCGGCAAGGCTTCGAGCCCGAGCTGGCGGCCGAGCTCAAGGACCGCGCCGCGCGCGCCGAACTGCCTGCCTATGCGCGCACCGAGCGCAACAGCGGCTACGCGCTGCTGCTGTGCGAGGAGGCGTTGCCGCCGCGCGCGCTGCCCTGGCGCGGCCTGATCTTCGCGCGGCAGAAACTGCGCCTGCTTGCCGAACTGCGCGACCTGGATCCGGCCGACCGCATCGGTCCGATGCTGCAGGCGCTGGCCGGCCGCGGCCGCTTCGGCGATCTGTGGGTCGAGCACCCCGATTCGGACGAAGGCAAGCAGCTGTCCGGTCTGGCGCGCAGCTTCGGCAATGCGCTGCGCCCGGCGCTGCGCAAGGCCGGGCTGCTCAGCGACAAGCCGCAAGCGGCGCTGCCGCGCCTGCACGTGTGCTTCCTGGCCGGCACCCACGCCTTGCTGGCGATCGCCGACAGCGACGACAGCGCGCCGTGGCCGCTGGGCATCCCGCGGCTGAAACTGCTGTCCGACGCGCCATCGCGCTCGGCGTTGAAGCTGGAGGAAGCACTGCTGGCGCTGCTGGCGCCGGACGAGCGCGAGGCACTGCTCAAGCCCGGCATGCGCGCCGCCGACCTGGGCGCCGCACCCGGGGGCTGGACCTGGGTGCTGACCCGCCAGCACCTGCACGTGACCAGCGTGGACAACGGCCCCCTGCGCCAGCACGTGCTCGACAGCGGCCTGGTCGAGCACCTGCGCGCCGACGGCTTCCACTGGAAGCCGCCGCAGCCGCTGGACTGGATGGTCTGCGACATGGTCGAACAGCCGCGCCGCGTGGCCGAGCGCATGGGCACCTGGTTCCGCGAGGGCTGGTGCCGGCATGCGATCTTCAATCTCAAACTGCCGATGAAGAAGCGTTGGGACGAGACCCAGTTGTGCCTGGACCTGTTCGCCGAACGCGCCGAGCGTCCGCTGCAGATCCGCGCCAAGCAGCTGTACCACGACCGCGAAGAGATCACCGTGCTGGCGATGTCGGCCTGA